The following proteins come from a genomic window of Malus domestica chromosome 02, GDT2T_hap1:
- the LOC103454117 gene encoding putative pectinesterase/pectinesterase inhibitor 45, whose translation MAFQDFDQISERRKAEKARKVKKRIIIAVVVILLLVLIAVGAYFIVNKLSNKKGNAKQGNTTQGKAGKPAPAAPKQKNTPPKNKAPSNSKKILKEMCSATDYKDKCEGIIEKANGETKPMAFIKTAISATSDEAKSVYSKTAELTFSSPEEKGAFEDCKGLFEDAMEELGDAISQVGNNTESGKVRIGVLNSWLSAVISYQQTCVDGFPDGKLKSDLEKMLQTSKEFTSNSLAMLSLLNQLQLPSTGAAAGSNRRLLSQDKSGFPNWMSHEDRRMLKKNDKKLTPNVTVAKDGSGNYKTISEALEKMPQKYEGRYVIYVKEGVYDETVTVTKKMPNVTMYGDGSQKSIITGNKNLADGVRTFQTAPFAALGEGFMAKSMGFRNTAGPEKRQAVAARVQADRAIFLNCRFEGYQETLYAQTHRQFYKSCVISGTVDFIFGDAAAIFQNCLIYVRKPLENQQNTVTAQGRTDKRETTGIVLQNCQIMPDKDLEPVKSQFKTYLGRPWKEFSRTIVMESTIEDLIHLDGWTPWEGDFALKTLYYAEYNNKGPGAKTDNRVKWDGYKKINKEEAMQYTVGPFLKGHAWLKVEGVPVRFGLFEN comes from the exons ATGGCATTTCAGGATTTCGACCAGATTTCTGAACGCCGAAAGGCCGAGAAGGCACGTAAGGTCAAGAAGAGAATTATCATAGCGGTTGTCGTTATTCTCCTCCTTGTTCTGATTGCCGTCGGAGCCTATTTCATTGTCAACAAACTTAGCAACAAGAAGGGAAATGCTAAGCAGGGCAATACTACGCAAGGCAAAGCAGGGAAACCTGCACCGGCGGCTccaaaacagaaaaatacaCCACCGAAGAACAAAGCCCCTTCAAATAGTAAGAAGATCCTGAAGGAGATGTGCAGTGCGACAGATTACAAGGACAAGTGCGAGGGCATCATTGAAAAGGCAAATGGCGAAACGAAACCCATGGCATTCATCAAGACCGCAATCTCAGCCACCTCGGACGAGGCCAAGAGTGTCTACAGCAAAACCGCTGAGCTCACTTTCAGCAGCCCGGAAGAGAAGGGAGCGTTCGAGGATTGCAAAGGGCTGTTCGAGGACGCCATGGAGGAATTGGGGGACGCCATTTCTCAGGTTGGCAACAACACTGAGTCAGGGAAAGTGCGCATCGGCGTCTTGAACAGCTGGCTAAGTGCGGTGATATCTTACCAGCAGACATGCGTCGACGGGTTTCCTGATGGAAAATTGAAGTCCGACTTGGAGAAGATGTTGCAGACCTCTAAGGAATTCACGAGCAATTCCCTGGCCATGCTTTCACTCCTTAACCAGTTGCAACTACCGAGTACAGGAGCAGCTGCAGGATCAAATCGCCGCCTTCTATCGCAGGACAAGAGCGGATTCCCTAACTGGATGAGTCATGAGGACCGAAGGATGTTGAAGAAAAACGACAAGAAACTCACCCCCAACGTGACAGTGGCAAAAGATGGCAGTGGAAACTACAAAACCATTAGTGAAGCCTTGGAAAAAATGCCCCAAAAATACGAAGGACG GTATGTCATCTATGTTAAAGAAGGAGTCTATGATGAGACTGTGACTGTGACAAAGAAGATGCCGAACGTTACAATGTACGGCGATGGTTCACAGAAGAGCATCATCACTGGAAATAAGAACTTAGCCGATGGAGTTAGGACATTTCAAACTGCACCTTTCG CGGCCTTAGGGGAAGGTTTTATGGCAAAGTCGATGGGATTCAGAAACACGGCTGGACCTGAAAAGCGTCAGGCAGTGGCAGCGAGAGTCCAAGCAGACCGCGCTATTTTTCTGAACTGCCGGTTTGAAGGGTACCAAGAGACATTGTACGCACAAACTCATCGGCAGTTCTATAAGAGCTGTGTCATTTCCGGCACAGTTGATTTCATCTTTGGCGACGCTGCTGCCATCTTCCAGAACTGCTTGATCTATGTTCGCAAGCCTTTGGAAAACCAACAAAACACTGTCACAGCACAGGGAAGGACTGACAAACGGGAAACCACAGGAATAGTGTTGCAGAATTGCCAAATCATGCCTGACAAAGATCTTGAGCCAGTAAAGTCCCAATTCAAGACCTACCTCGGAAGGCCATGGAAAGAATTTTCGAGAACCATAGTGATGGAGTCGACAATTGAGGACCTGATTCACCTGGATGGATGGACACCGTGGGAAGGAGATTTCGCGTTGAAAACGTTGTATTACGCAGAGTATAACAACAAGGGACCGGGCGCAAAAACTGACAACAGAGTGAAGTGGgatggatacaagaaaattAACAAGGAAGAGGCAATGCAGTATACTGTAGGGCCTTTCTTGAAAGGGCACGCTTGGCTCAAGGTTGAGGGTGTTCCTGTCCGCTTCGGcctatttgaaaattaa